A stretch of Capricornis sumatraensis isolate serow.1 chromosome 10, serow.2, whole genome shotgun sequence DNA encodes these proteins:
- the SEC22C gene encoding vesicle-trafficking protein SEC22c codes for MSLILFACVVRVRDGLPLSASTDFYHSQDFLECRRRLKTLALQLAQYPGRGSAEGCDFSIHFSSSRDVACMAICSLQCPAAMAFCFLETLWWEFTASYDTTCVGLASRPYAFLEFDNVIQKVKWHFNYVSSTQMDSSFGKIQEELKFQPPVVLTLEDTDVANGVMNGHTLMHLEPAPSFRMEPVTALGILSLILNIMCAALNLIRGIHLAEHSLQVAHEEIGNILAFLIPFVACIFQCYLYLFYSPARTVKVVLMLLFICLGNVYLHGLRNLWQILFHIGVAFLSSHQILTRQLQDKQSDCGV; via the exons ATGTCCTTGATCCTTTTTGCCTGCGTGGTAAGGGTGAGGGATGGACTGCCCCTCTCGGCCTCCACTGATTTCTACCACAGCCAAGacttcctggaatgcaggagacgcctCAAGACTTTAGCCTTGCAACTGGCCCAGTATCCAGGTCGAGGTTCCGCAGAAGGATGTGACTTCAGCATCCA CTTCTCTTCTTCGAGGGACGTGGCCTGCATGGCTATCTGCTCCCTCCAGTGTCCAGCAGCCATGGCCTTCTGCTTCCTGGAGACGCTGTGGTGGGAATTCACAGCTTCGTATGACACCACCTGCGTGGGCCTCGCCTCCAGGCCGTATGCCTTTCTTGAATTTG ACAATGtcattcagaaagtgaagtggcATTTTAACTATGTAAGTTCCACCCAGATGGACAGCAGCTTCGGAAAAATTCAGGAGGAACTCAAGTTCCAGCCGCCAGTGGTTCTCACCCTGGAAGACACAGATGTGGCTAACGGGGTGATGAACGGACACACACTGATGCACCTGGAGCCAG CTCCTAGTTTCCGAATGGAACCAGTGACAGCCCTGGGCATCCTCTCCCTTATTCTCAACATCATGTGTGCTGCCCTGAACCTCATTCGCGGAATTCACCTCGCAGAACATTCTTTACAG GTTGCACATGAAGAAATTGGAAATATTCTGGCTTTTCTGATTCCTTTTGTAGCCTGCATTTTCCAG TGTTATCTGTACCTGTTCTATAGTCCAGCCAGGACTGTGAaggtggtgctgatgctgctCTTCATTTGCCTGGGCAACGTGTACCTGCATGGGCTGAGGAACCTCTGGCAAATCCTCTTTCACATAGGAGTGGCTTTCCTGTCTTCGCATCAGATACTGACGAGGCAGCTTCAGGACAAGCAGTCTGACTGTGGAGTGTGA